A region of Thermorudis peleae DNA encodes the following proteins:
- a CDS encoding ABC transporter substrate-binding protein: MVEYHSQAGTRITRRSLLKGATLLVGSALLAACGGGGGGGGSKTTTTTTGGSAQSFAGVTVNVVTFTGPQIAEPLQRHAPEFEKLTGAKINVITVPFSDLYQKILTDFSTGTNNYHVIVFDPQWMADFVTPGYLEDLTDRVKNDPALQWDDIAPFFRNFSATFNGRVYTVPLDGDFQMVYYRTDLLEQAGLKPPETWEDYLNLAKTFHGKDLNGDGSPDFGSVIAKKRGAQSYWMFWSIAASFLQSQGTKQGAFFDTDTMDPLTNNEAFAMALDIYKETSKYGPPDELNFDVGDSRSTFITGRAALSIDWGDIGTLAIDPQQSKVKDKVGAVILPGTKQILDRKSGKLVACDQTTCPYATNGINHAPYAAYGGWSGAINKAAPAKVKDAGYAFLSYVSQPAQSNVDVTIGKTGFNPYRTSQFTNLDQWIKAGMSQQAAQNYLGAIKASLESPNMVLDLRIPGTQRYQGVVLDTVLSRFLAGEITRDQAMKELTDGWNQITNELGRDKQLAAYRASLSLPTK; the protein is encoded by the coding sequence ATGGTTGAATATCACTCACAAGCAGGCACACGGATAACGCGGCGTTCTCTGCTTAAAGGTGCAACCTTGCTGGTCGGTAGTGCGCTCCTGGCCGCCTGTGGGGGTGGAGGAGGCGGTGGAGGGAGCAAGACTACTACAACTACAACAGGCGGCAGTGCACAGTCCTTTGCTGGGGTAACAGTCAATGTAGTGACCTTCACCGGGCCGCAGATTGCTGAGCCGCTCCAACGACATGCGCCGGAATTCGAAAAGCTCACTGGCGCGAAGATCAACGTGATCACGGTGCCATTTAGCGACCTCTACCAGAAAATTCTTACTGACTTCTCGACCGGGACCAACAACTACCACGTGATTGTCTTCGATCCACAATGGATGGCCGATTTCGTCACGCCGGGCTATCTCGAAGACCTCACGGATCGTGTCAAGAACGATCCAGCACTCCAGTGGGATGACATTGCTCCATTCTTCCGCAACTTTAGTGCAACCTTCAACGGCCGGGTCTATACGGTGCCACTCGATGGTGATTTCCAGATGGTCTACTACCGTACCGATCTCCTGGAGCAGGCCGGGTTGAAACCGCCCGAGACCTGGGAAGACTACTTGAATCTTGCCAAGACCTTCCACGGCAAAGACCTCAACGGCGACGGCTCTCCTGACTTTGGTTCAGTCATCGCCAAGAAGCGTGGGGCGCAGTCCTACTGGATGTTCTGGTCCATTGCGGCATCCTTCCTGCAGAGTCAGGGGACGAAGCAAGGGGCATTCTTCGACACGGATACAATGGATCCGCTCACGAATAACGAGGCCTTTGCCATGGCCCTCGACATCTACAAGGAGACGTCAAAATATGGACCACCGGACGAACTTAACTTTGATGTCGGCGATTCCCGATCAACGTTCATTACGGGTCGCGCCGCACTCTCCATCGACTGGGGCGATATTGGAACACTAGCGATCGACCCGCAGCAATCCAAGGTCAAGGACAAGGTCGGCGCAGTCATCTTACCTGGGACCAAGCAGATTCTTGATCGGAAAAGTGGTAAGCTCGTCGCGTGCGACCAGACCACGTGTCCATACGCAACCAATGGGATTAACCATGCGCCCTATGCTGCCTATGGTGGCTGGTCAGGAGCGATCAATAAAGCTGCCCCGGCCAAGGTTAAGGATGCTGGCTATGCCTTCCTATCCTATGTGAGCCAGCCCGCGCAGTCGAATGTCGATGTAACGATTGGCAAGACGGGTTTCAACCCATATCGCACCTCGCAATTTACGAATCTAGACCAGTGGATCAAGGCAGGCATGAGCCAACAAGCGGCGCAGAACTACCTGGGAGCAATTAAAGCCAGCCTCGAGAGTCCGAACATGGTGTTGGATCTGCGGATTCCTGGCACCCAGCGCTACCAAGGCGTCGTTCTCGATACGGTGCTTTCACGGTTCCTGGCTGGTGAGATCACTCGCGACCAAGCCATGAAAGAACTGACCGACGGCTGGAACCAGATCACAAATGAACTCGGCCGTGACAAGCAACTCGCGGCCTACCGCGCGAGCTTAAGCCTACCAACCAAGTAG
- a CDS encoding IclR family transcriptional regulator: protein MNIGVLLPRNRQQASPAVARALATLEALAHTPDGMTLAELSRTLGEAKSSLLNVLRTLEDGGFVSRNPETKRYHLGPQLLVLSAAYARQSSLLREFYALAPDIARELGETVQLAVLRGRFVLYVAKQEGTQWVRLASEVGTLLPAHATSLGKCLLAWLDEAALDALLAGIKLEQLTPYTITDLAQLKTELATVRARGYAVDRGETLEEVRCVGAPIHDASGRVVAAMSISVPSSRFDGQREQELIEAIRAAAATLSAHLGYREPEYRRPLTGSAS from the coding sequence TTGAACATTGGCGTACTCTTACCCCGTAATCGACAGCAGGCTTCACCAGCAGTCGCGCGAGCGCTGGCCACACTCGAGGCCCTTGCTCACACGCCGGATGGGATGACACTTGCCGAACTCAGTCGGACACTCGGTGAAGCAAAGAGCAGTCTCTTGAACGTTCTCCGGACATTGGAAGATGGGGGATTCGTTAGTCGTAATCCTGAGACAAAACGCTATCATCTTGGACCACAGCTTTTAGTGCTCAGCGCTGCCTATGCACGGCAGAGTAGCTTGCTACGTGAGTTCTATGCACTCGCTCCCGATATTGCCCGAGAGTTGGGAGAGACGGTGCAACTCGCTGTCTTACGTGGGCGATTCGTGCTGTATGTTGCCAAACAGGAGGGTACCCAATGGGTACGACTGGCATCCGAAGTCGGCACGCTCCTCCCCGCCCATGCGACTTCGCTTGGCAAATGTCTCCTTGCCTGGCTCGACGAGGCAGCGCTCGATGCCCTCCTTGCCGGCATCAAACTGGAGCAACTGACCCCATATACGATCACTGACCTTGCGCAGCTCAAGACCGAACTTGCTACCGTGCGCGCCCGAGGTTACGCAGTTGACCGTGGGGAGACATTAGAAGAGGTACGGTGCGTCGGCGCACCGATCCATGACGCTTCAGGTCGGGTTGTGGCGGCAATGAGTATTTCAGTTCCAAGTTCACGGTTTGACGGTCAGCGCGAACAGGAACTCATCGAAGCAATCAGAGCAGCAGCAGCGACGCTTTCGGCTCATCTTGGCTATCGAGAACCAGAGTATCGACGGCCTTTAACAGGCAGCGCTTCCTAG
- a CDS encoding ABC transporter substrate-binding protein, giving the protein MERQRAITRRAALRLLGGGMLGGLLLSACGGNATPTPTRAPSSAASPTAAATPTPAQAATATPATTTATAAASPTVIATTQASNQGPVLVGVLGDLSGTYSSLGQNVLRGMQLYLEQVQNKGGGRPIELHSEDCAGSPDQTLSKTRKLVEQDRVHILAGVTLSNEAAAIRDYVVQQQVPLIVANAGWQPLTRDPKVRSPYLFRVSFANGQYEAPFGDYAYNKLGYKRVILTALDYSAGHEKADAFRKRFEQAGGKIAGEVYVPMNTQDFGPYLQRIQQYQADAVWAFYSGADAVRFVLQYTDFGLKDKFPLTGAGDTVDENILNQEGDAALNVVTSLHYSPLYNSPENKAFVDAFRAKYNAQANQFAYQGYLAARVIVEALNATGGKVEDKQAFLQALRQVHFTGPTGEFRFNPESQGPIITVLIRKVQKLPDGSYGNVVIDTIGNVDDLSF; this is encoded by the coding sequence ATGGAACGACAGCGTGCAATAACGCGACGAGCAGCTCTACGATTGCTTGGTGGGGGGATGCTCGGTGGCCTGCTGCTGAGCGCGTGCGGCGGCAATGCGACGCCGACACCGACCCGTGCGCCAAGCAGCGCCGCAAGTCCAACAGCGGCGGCAACGCCAACCCCTGCACAAGCGGCCACGGCAACGCCAGCCACAACGACCGCGACAGCTGCGGCGAGTCCCACCGTCATCGCGACGACGCAAGCAAGTAACCAAGGGCCGGTACTCGTTGGTGTCCTCGGTGACCTCAGCGGAACCTATTCGTCCCTTGGACAAAACGTGCTCCGTGGCATGCAGCTCTATTTAGAGCAGGTCCAGAACAAGGGTGGCGGCCGCCCGATTGAACTGCATTCCGAAGATTGTGCTGGCAGTCCAGACCAGACGCTTTCCAAGACGCGCAAGCTCGTCGAACAGGATCGCGTGCACATTCTGGCTGGCGTGACCCTCAGTAACGAAGCAGCGGCTATCCGTGACTACGTCGTACAGCAGCAGGTTCCGCTCATTGTCGCCAATGCCGGCTGGCAACCCCTCACGCGCGATCCCAAAGTGCGCAGTCCGTATCTCTTCCGCGTGTCCTTCGCCAATGGGCAATACGAAGCTCCGTTTGGCGATTATGCGTACAACAAGCTTGGCTACAAGCGCGTGATCCTTACCGCTCTGGACTATTCAGCTGGCCATGAGAAAGCCGATGCCTTCCGCAAGCGCTTTGAGCAAGCGGGCGGCAAGATTGCCGGTGAGGTCTACGTGCCAATGAACACGCAAGACTTTGGCCCGTACCTGCAGCGCATCCAGCAGTATCAAGCTGACGCTGTGTGGGCCTTCTACAGTGGCGCTGATGCCGTGCGCTTTGTCTTGCAATATACCGATTTTGGTCTTAAAGACAAGTTCCCGCTGACCGGGGCTGGCGACACGGTCGACGAGAACATCTTGAATCAAGAAGGCGATGCCGCTCTCAACGTTGTGACGTCGCTCCACTATTCGCCACTCTATAACTCGCCCGAGAACAAGGCCTTTGTCGACGCCTTCCGCGCCAAGTACAACGCTCAGGCGAACCAGTTTGCGTATCAAGGCTATCTGGCGGCTCGCGTGATTGTCGAAGCATTGAATGCGACAGGCGGCAAGGTTGAGGATAAGCAAGCCTTCCTGCAAGCCCTGCGACAGGTGCATTTTACCGGGCCGACTGGCGAGTTTCGCTTTAACCCGGAGTCGCAAGGACCGATCATCACCGTGCTCATCCGGAAGGTTCAGAAGTTACCAGACGGCAGTTATGGAAACGTTGTGATTGACACGATTGGCAACGTCGATGACCTTTCCTTCTAA
- a CDS encoding methyl-accepting chemotaxis protein, whose translation MTGLRFNPTAPVAHDDDRPAEPLLLDTLVTILTDGLNALAHPPAIDGADPRAREIRRALERLGSDLRGLLGELETVVQRSAIGVARTSVRLQHVARQIDTARQGAEHITAALREVNAGVEEIAQSAESAATAAQQVDARAADGLRASVAAEETAAALRAQMQDVANRLETLLTQISAIMRVSDVIASIAKQTNLLALNAAIEAARAGEHGRGFAVVAEEVRKLAEHTAAQTREIRSLTDTLAAQLTPARQALARSVDLVGASVEAIDRLSQVLRETSTLATQAAHAIDAIAAAVQQQAGALQTATGSLEQTTESISGLERETQHIAEETFALAQLAQQAYEGFARVDLDTPFHRALSACRELADRCRAVFERAIAERRLRLDDVLDLRYTEIKGPAIRSLARLFDVSRVPPEGFQPPKYSTAYDAVVDLALQAEMDEILRRDSRFVFALVIDLNTYAPIHNRVFCKDWTGIPERDLAGNRVKRFFSDQPVLVKAARIGLGEAAEHLPPRATRQQFVQAGCDLREPPGGDQRFIAQTYARDTGEVMSLVAVPLYVHGQRWGAAAIGWRV comes from the coding sequence GTGACAGGATTGCGCTTCAACCCCACGGCACCAGTAGCGCACGACGATGACCGGCCAGCTGAGCCGCTGCTGCTCGACACGCTGGTGACAATCCTGACGGATGGCCTCAACGCGCTCGCCCATCCACCGGCCATTGACGGAGCAGACCCGCGCGCTCGCGAGATCCGCCGTGCGCTCGAACGGCTCGGGAGCGATCTCCGCGGCTTGCTCGGCGAACTCGAAACCGTTGTCCAACGTTCCGCCATCGGCGTTGCGCGCACGAGCGTGCGGCTACAACACGTCGCTCGCCAGATCGACACGGCCCGCCAAGGCGCAGAGCACATCACTGCCGCGTTGCGGGAAGTGAATGCCGGGGTAGAAGAGATCGCGCAGTCGGCTGAAAGCGCCGCCACCGCTGCCCAACAGGTCGACGCCCGGGCTGCGGACGGCTTACGCGCCAGTGTCGCGGCAGAGGAGACCGCCGCGGCGTTACGGGCGCAGATGCAAGACGTAGCGAACCGGCTCGAGACACTCCTCACCCAAATCTCCGCCATCATGCGCGTCAGCGACGTCATCGCCAGCATCGCCAAACAGACCAACCTGCTGGCCCTCAATGCCGCAATCGAAGCAGCGCGCGCGGGCGAGCACGGCCGCGGATTCGCCGTTGTCGCCGAGGAGGTACGCAAATTAGCCGAACATACTGCAGCACAGACGCGCGAAATTCGCTCGTTGACTGACACCCTTGCTGCTCAGCTGACACCGGCACGCCAAGCTCTGGCCCGGAGTGTCGACCTTGTTGGGGCCTCAGTCGAGGCGATTGACCGGCTCAGCCAGGTTCTGCGAGAAACAAGCACGCTCGCCACCCAGGCAGCACACGCGATTGATGCGATCGCCGCTGCCGTTCAGCAACAAGCTGGAGCCTTGCAGACCGCAACCGGATCACTCGAACAAACGACAGAAAGCATCAGTGGCCTTGAGCGAGAGACGCAGCACATTGCTGAGGAAACCTTTGCGCTCGCACAACTGGCGCAACAGGCCTATGAGGGCTTTGCCCGCGTCGATCTGGACACCCCCTTCCATCGTGCGCTCAGCGCCTGCCGCGAACTCGCTGACCGTTGTCGTGCGGTTTTCGAACGTGCGATTGCCGAGCGGCGCCTCCGGCTCGACGATGTACTCGACTTGCGTTATACCGAGATCAAAGGCCCGGCAATCCGTTCGCTCGCCCGCCTGTTCGATGTCAGCCGTGTCCCACCTGAAGGCTTCCAGCCGCCGAAATACAGCACAGCCTATGACGCCGTTGTCGACTTGGCCCTTCAAGCCGAAATGGACGAAATCCTACGCCGCGACTCCCGCTTCGTCTTCGCCCTCGTCATCGACCTCAACACCTACGCGCCGATCCATAATCGAGTCTTTTGTAAAGACTGGACGGGCATTCCTGAACGCGACCTTGCCGGCAATCGCGTCAAACGCTTCTTCTCTGATCAGCCCGTGCTGGTGAAGGCTGCGCGTATCGGGCTCGGTGAAGCAGCCGAGCACCTGCCGCCGCGGGCGACGCGCCAGCAGTTCGTCCAAGCCGGCTGTGACCTCCGCGAACCACCCGGCGGTGATCAGCGCTTCATTGCCCAAACCTATGCCCGCGACACCGGCGAGGTAATGTCACTTGTCGCCGTGCCGCTCTACGTTCATGGACAACGCTGGGGTGCTGCCGCCATTGGCTGGCGGGTCTGA
- the csx2 gene encoding TIGR02221 family CRISPR-associated protein, producing the protein MLLVTVLGTGDYQEATYQLRDGDTWRRCRTRLFPTALAEWFAPERVLVLLTPEALEHDNWQALQAFLGERAEPVLIPIGRNERELWDVFDALVTRVPAKARLLFDVTHGFRALPLFAVSAALFLHRVRDVTIERVLYGAYEARDAAGNAPVFDLTPLVDLIDWLSGIEALVQSGNGQLLAQRLGETQRRQWRRGNGHAKPRQLQRVGKALGTFSTAVQLNRPHEALTAARTVVNTIAAAQEELAHWVRPFALLAQEIADEVAAIAHHEPDRLTRANLQAQLALIDYALTKGLVLQAVTLAREWLVSWYILERFPENAERWLHPEIRDQAGRALNNGARKLREGAAIAWQVPERRVFLLWDQLGQLRNDLAHCGMRPQSQRPEPEQVRAHAEKLINQVRQVLSAV; encoded by the coding sequence ATGCTGCTGGTGACCGTCTTGGGGACTGGCGACTATCAGGAAGCCACGTATCAGCTGCGGGATGGGGACACCTGGCGACGCTGTCGCACCCGCCTCTTCCCTACAGCGCTGGCCGAATGGTTTGCGCCTGAACGTGTCCTGGTTCTCCTTACCCCCGAAGCGCTCGAGCATGACAACTGGCAGGCGTTACAGGCATTCCTCGGTGAGCGAGCCGAGCCAGTGCTGATTCCCATCGGCAGGAACGAGCGGGAGCTGTGGGACGTCTTCGACGCGCTCGTCACGCGCGTGCCAGCAAAGGCGCGGTTGCTGTTCGACGTCACACACGGGTTTCGAGCGCTGCCGCTTTTTGCTGTGTCGGCGGCACTCTTCTTGCATCGCGTGCGCGACGTCACGATCGAGCGCGTGCTCTATGGGGCGTATGAGGCGCGTGATGCTGCGGGGAATGCGCCGGTGTTTGACCTGACGCCGCTTGTCGATCTCATTGACTGGCTCAGCGGTATTGAAGCATTGGTGCAGTCAGGCAACGGCCAGTTGCTTGCCCAGCGGTTGGGCGAGACACAGCGCCGCCAGTGGCGTCGGGGGAACGGGCATGCGAAGCCACGCCAATTGCAGCGGGTGGGCAAGGCGCTGGGGACGTTTTCGACCGCGGTGCAGCTGAACCGGCCGCACGAGGCGCTCACAGCCGCGAGGACGGTGGTGAATACGATTGCGGCCGCACAGGAGGAACTTGCACACTGGGTTCGGCCCTTTGCACTGCTGGCGCAGGAGATCGCTGATGAGGTTGCGGCGATTGCGCATCACGAACCAGATCGCCTTACCCGCGCGAACCTCCAGGCACAGCTCGCGTTGATTGACTATGCCCTCACAAAGGGACTTGTGCTCCAGGCAGTCACGCTGGCACGCGAGTGGCTGGTCAGCTGGTACATCCTTGAGCGATTCCCGGAGAACGCTGAGCGGTGGCTGCATCCGGAGATCCGCGACCAGGCGGGACGAGCGCTCAACAACGGAGCGAGGAAACTCCGTGAGGGTGCGGCGATTGCGTGGCAGGTCCCAGAGCGCCGGGTTTTTCTGCTGTGGGATCAGCTTGGACAACTCCGGAATGACCTCGCCCACTGTGGCATGCGTCCACAGAGCCAGCGGCCGGAGCCAGAGCAGGTGCGTGCGCATGCAGAAAAGCTGATCAACCAGGTGCGGCAGGTGTTGAGTGCTGTATGA
- a CDS encoding LacI family DNA-binding transcriptional regulator — MGRKKVTIVDVAREAGVSVQTVSRVLNAKGEVSPRTREIVVAAIERLGYRPNGVARSLVTRRTLTIGLIVPDIANPFFPEIARGVEETAQAAGYQVFLSNTNEQPEREMQALHALAEKRVDGVILCGTRLADEALLPMLAEFAAVVLVNRALATDQADAVLLHDEAAMYRLVHWLVENGRRRLAFLAGPPRSYSGQGRRRGLLRALNELQGHADLVAMVDCPPFIDGGVVAARQILEQGQGVDAFVCYNDLVALGALQACQQAGCAVPAEIAVTGFDDITVAGLVTPALTTMRVPKHMLGEHAARLLLERLAGRQEPRQVVVEPELVVRASAP; from the coding sequence ATGGGCCGTAAGAAGGTCACCATTGTCGATGTCGCGCGTGAGGCTGGTGTGTCCGTGCAGACTGTGTCGCGTGTGTTGAATGCGAAAGGCGAAGTGAGTCCACGTACCCGGGAGATCGTCGTTGCAGCGATTGAGCGCTTAGGCTATCGCCCCAATGGCGTGGCACGCAGCCTGGTCACGCGTCGAACGCTGACCATTGGCCTGATCGTGCCCGACATCGCCAACCCCTTCTTCCCCGAGATCGCGCGTGGAGTCGAAGAGACGGCCCAGGCGGCAGGCTACCAGGTGTTCCTCAGTAATACGAATGAGCAGCCAGAACGTGAAATGCAGGCGCTGCACGCCCTGGCTGAGAAACGCGTCGACGGCGTCATCCTTTGCGGCACGCGTCTGGCCGACGAAGCCCTGCTGCCGATGCTCGCCGAGTTTGCTGCCGTCGTCCTCGTCAACCGGGCGCTCGCAACTGACCAAGCGGATGCCGTCTTGCTGCACGACGAGGCAGCGATGTACCGGCTGGTGCACTGGCTAGTGGAAAACGGCCGGCGACGGCTTGCGTTCCTGGCCGGACCGCCGCGCTCGTACAGCGGGCAAGGCCGCCGGCGCGGGCTGCTGCGGGCCTTGAACGAACTGCAGGGGCATGCCGACCTCGTTGCCATGGTCGATTGCCCGCCATTCATCGACGGGGGCGTCGTGGCCGCACGGCAGATTCTTGAGCAAGGACAGGGTGTTGACGCCTTTGTCTGCTACAACGACCTGGTCGCACTCGGTGCGCTCCAGGCGTGTCAGCAGGCAGGATGTGCCGTACCCGCTGAGATTGCCGTGACGGGGTTCGACGATATCACCGTGGCTGGCCTGGTCACACCAGCGCTGACCACGATGCGTGTACCGAAGCACATGCTCGGTGAGCATGCCGCGCGGCTCCTCCTTGAGCGGCTCGCCGGGCGCCAGGAGCCGCGTCAGGTGGTCGTTGAGCCGGAGCTTGTGGTCCGTGCCAGTGCGCCATAG
- a CDS encoding 5-deoxy-glucuronate isomerase — MMVEQWKRPSRLGEPGHHVLVSPDDGTVRWLTVTLHVVRAGEQLRGETGEHEYVLDLLAGTVQVLREGQPWQTVTRPGFFQHGPVLICIPPASRYAVMAETPATLLAVHAPAPTGGDWAVVLPHDAPARDVGRGSWQRTVWPGTSTLAVTQRLLVGETLNPPGGWSSYPPHKHDTVNPPRELPYEEVYFFRFDPPGGFGLQRIYGQHPDGTPFDVAFTVEDGDAIVIPRGYHPVVAAPGYAMGYVWALCGEGKQYGAWTEDPAHQWVGQTTRETEAAHRER, encoded by the coding sequence ATGATGGTGGAGCAGTGGAAACGGCCGAGTCGGCTGGGGGAACCGGGTCACCACGTGCTGGTCTCGCCTGATGACGGGACAGTGCGCTGGCTGACGGTTACGCTGCACGTGGTGCGCGCCGGTGAGCAGCTACGCGGTGAGACAGGCGAGCACGAATACGTACTCGATCTCCTTGCGGGCACGGTCCAGGTGCTGCGCGAGGGGCAGCCATGGCAGACCGTGACACGGCCTGGCTTCTTCCAACACGGGCCAGTGTTGATCTGCATCCCACCAGCGTCACGCTATGCGGTCATGGCCGAAACGCCTGCTACCCTGCTTGCCGTCCATGCGCCAGCGCCCACGGGCGGTGACTGGGCGGTCGTGTTGCCTCATGATGCGCCGGCGCGGGACGTTGGACGAGGCAGCTGGCAGCGGACAGTCTGGCCAGGCACGTCAACGCTGGCGGTGACCCAGCGGCTGCTGGTTGGCGAGACGCTCAATCCGCCTGGCGGGTGGTCGTCCTACCCGCCCCACAAGCACGACACGGTCAATCCACCACGCGAACTTCCCTATGAAGAAGTCTATTTCTTCCGTTTCGATCCACCTGGGGGGTTCGGGCTCCAGCGGATTTATGGCCAGCACCCTGATGGCACGCCCTTCGATGTTGCGTTCACAGTGGAAGACGGGGACGCCATCGTCATCCCCCGCGGCTATCACCCGGTTGTGGCTGCGCCGGGGTACGCCATGGGCTACGTGTGGGCGCTCTGCGGAGAAGGCAAGCAGTACGGGGCCTGGACCGAGGACCCTGCACACCAGTGGGTTGGCCAGACGACACGGGAGACGGAGGCAGCACACCGTGAGCGGTGA
- a CDS encoding SDR family NAD(P)-dependent oxidoreductase produces the protein MSGEARGTVDLRETVACVTGGTGGLGLPIALALAKAGARVAILGRQRERLERAVAQVRAVQPESLGVAADVSDPVSLVEAHATIRRTLGPVTVLVNAAGGNRPDATTGPEQSFFALDPAALDAVVRVNLLGTIWACQVFGQDMVEVGQGSIVNIASVAAIRPLTRVVAYSAAKAGVVNFTQWLATYLAREYSPAIRVNAVVPGFFLTEQNRFLLTDPAAPDGLSARGRSVLAHTPQGRFGTPDDLCGAVLWLVSPAAQFVTGTVVTVDGGFLSDAGV, from the coding sequence GTGAGCGGTGAAGCGCGCGGCACTGTTGACCTGCGTGAGACCGTGGCCTGCGTGACCGGCGGGACTGGCGGCTTGGGCTTGCCGATTGCGTTGGCACTGGCGAAGGCGGGGGCTCGCGTGGCGATTCTTGGCCGGCAGCGCGAGCGGCTCGAGCGCGCCGTGGCGCAGGTGCGTGCCGTGCAACCGGAGTCTCTGGGTGTTGCGGCGGATGTGAGCGACCCAGTCTCGCTGGTCGAGGCGCACGCCACAATTCGCCGCACGCTCGGGCCAGTGACCGTGCTGGTCAATGCCGCAGGCGGCAATCGCCCCGACGCGACCACGGGGCCTGAGCAATCGTTCTTTGCGCTAGATCCGGCAGCGCTTGACGCAGTCGTGCGGGTGAACCTGCTGGGCACGATCTGGGCGTGTCAGGTTTTTGGCCAAGACATGGTGGAGGTGGGACAAGGGAGTATTGTGAACATTGCCTCGGTTGCGGCCATCCGGCCACTCACGCGCGTCGTGGCGTACAGCGCGGCGAAGGCTGGCGTGGTGAATTTCACCCAGTGGCTCGCGACGTATCTCGCCCGGGAATACAGCCCGGCCATTCGGGTGAACGCGGTTGTCCCGGGCTTTTTCCTCACCGAACAGAACCGTTTCCTGCTGACTGACCCGGCTGCACCAGATGGATTGAGCGCGCGGGGGCGGAGTGTGCTTGCCCATACCCCACAAGGGCGCTTCGGTACGCCAGATGACCTGTGTGGGGCAGTGCTATGGCTGGTGAGCCCGGCAGCGCAGTTCGTGACGGGGACGGTGGTGACGGTCGACGGCGGGTTCTTGAGTGACGCTGGGGTGTAA
- a CDS encoding sugar phosphate isomerase/epimerase family protein — protein MSLSSQASPDRARTTRCACCASAFCHRCRGTTDILRDPYWGLLRRLARLGGRVVVFGSGQARSIPPSMSIERANERLARIVRMLAQHAREAGLQLALEPLRRAESNVWNTISEAVAFLTAYDLHDVGVVADFYHMLAEHEPLSAIATHRERIVHAHLADSERKPPGFGTADVRGFLATLQSSGYSGLCSFECRWDDLATQLPISVRMVRALCEQG, from the coding sequence ATGTCACTGAGTTCGCAAGCGTCTCCGGATCGCGCTCGTACTACCAGGTGTGCTTGTTGCGCCTCCGCTTTCTGTCATCGCTGCCGTGGTACAACGGACATTCTACGTGACCCTTATTGGGGGCTCCTTCGGCGGCTTGCGCGGCTTGGTGGGCGGGTGGTGGTGTTCGGCAGTGGGCAAGCGCGGAGCATCCCGCCATCAATGTCAATTGAACGGGCCAACGAGCGCCTTGCCCGCATCGTGCGCATGCTGGCCCAGCACGCGCGGGAAGCCGGGTTGCAGCTCGCGCTCGAGCCACTGCGCCGGGCTGAAAGCAATGTCTGGAACACGATCAGCGAGGCCGTCGCATTCCTCACGGCCTACGATCTCCATGACGTGGGCGTGGTCGCCGACTTTTACCACATGCTTGCTGAACATGAGCCGCTCAGCGCGATCGCAACGCACCGCGAGCGGATTGTACACGCACACCTGGCTGATAGCGAACGCAAGCCACCGGGGTTCGGCACGGCTGACGTGCGGGGCTTCCTGGCCACCCTGCAGTCCTCGGGATACAGCGGGCTGTGTTCGTTTGAATGCCGCTGGGACGATTTGGCGACGCAGTTGCCAATCAGTGTCCGGATGGTTCGTGCCCTGTGCGAGCAGGGGTAA